From Streptomonospora salina, the proteins below share one genomic window:
- a CDS encoding alpha-1,4-glucan--maltose-1-phosphate maltosyltransferase: MIGRIPVLGVSPVLDYGTAKAAAGETLPVRATVIREGHAALGAAVVLYDPRGRRHSLTPMRETEPGTDRYGADVTVGHEGRWSFSVESWCDPIATWCRDAAVKVPLGQDVEPVLEEGARLFDRAARRVPRRPEPARAAALLRDTARTPEQRLAAAWSPEITARLEAAPLRDQVTRTRRFPLAVHRRRALVGSWYEFFPRSEGAVMDGEDGSWRSGTFATAAKRLPAIAEMGFDVVYLPPIHPVGRSHRKGPDNTLGAGPGDPGSVWAIGSDAGGHDAVHPDLGTVSDFEEFVSEAAEHGMEIALDLALQCSPDHPWVREHPEWFTRRPDGSIAYAENPPKKYQDIYPLNFDGDPEGIYAAVLGVVRFWMERGVRIFRVDNPHTKPVAFWERLLGEIAATDPDVVFLAEAFTRPAMMAALARAGFHQSYTYFTWRNSKDELEDYLTELSRDSAPYMRPNLFTNTPDILSGYLQQGGRPAFEVRAVIAALASPAWGVYSGYELCENTPLKPGSEEYLASEKFQYRPRDWAAAESAGNTIAPLLRKLNSLRREHPALQELRNLRFHHADRPELICFSKRLAGAGDCGRDDIVIAVVNLDPHHAHEATVRLDLPALGFEPDSRITVTDQISGDSYTWGEANYVRLDPRFQSAHIFTAGPAE; the protein is encoded by the coding sequence GTGATTGGACGTATTCCCGTTCTCGGCGTCTCCCCGGTCCTGGACTACGGCACCGCCAAGGCGGCCGCCGGCGAGACCCTTCCCGTCCGGGCCACGGTGATCCGCGAGGGCCACGCCGCCCTGGGCGCCGCCGTGGTCCTCTACGACCCGCGCGGCCGCCGGCACTCGCTGACCCCGATGCGCGAAACCGAACCCGGGACCGACCGCTACGGCGCCGACGTCACCGTCGGCCACGAAGGCCGGTGGAGCTTCAGCGTCGAGTCCTGGTGCGACCCCATCGCCACCTGGTGCCGCGATGCCGCCGTCAAGGTCCCCCTGGGCCAGGACGTCGAACCGGTTCTGGAGGAGGGCGCCCGCCTGTTCGACCGCGCCGCCCGCCGCGTACCGCGCCGCCCCGAGCCGGCCCGCGCCGCGGCCCTGCTGCGCGATACGGCGCGCACCCCCGAGCAGCGCCTGGCCGCCGCCTGGTCCCCCGAGATCACCGCCCGGCTGGAGGCCGCGCCGCTGCGCGACCAGGTCACCCGGACCCGCCGCTTCCCTCTGGCCGTGCACCGCCGCCGCGCACTGGTCGGCTCCTGGTACGAGTTCTTCCCGCGCTCGGAGGGCGCGGTCATGGACGGCGAGGACGGCTCCTGGCGCTCGGGGACCTTCGCCACCGCCGCCAAGCGGCTTCCGGCCATCGCGGAGATGGGCTTCGACGTCGTCTACCTGCCGCCGATCCACCCGGTCGGCCGCTCCCACCGCAAAGGGCCCGACAACACGCTCGGTGCCGGTCCGGGCGATCCCGGCTCGGTCTGGGCGATCGGCTCCGACGCGGGCGGGCACGACGCCGTCCACCCCGACCTGGGCACCGTCTCCGACTTCGAGGAGTTCGTGTCCGAAGCCGCCGAACACGGAATGGAGATCGCGCTGGACCTGGCGCTGCAGTGCTCGCCCGACCACCCCTGGGTACGCGAGCACCCCGAGTGGTTCACCCGCCGCCCCGACGGCTCCATCGCCTACGCCGAGAACCCGCCCAAGAAGTACCAGGACATCTACCCGCTGAACTTCGACGGCGACCCCGAGGGGATCTACGCCGCGGTACTGGGGGTGGTGCGGTTCTGGATGGAGCGCGGTGTGCGGATCTTCCGCGTGGACAACCCGCACACCAAGCCCGTGGCCTTCTGGGAGCGGCTGCTGGGCGAGATCGCCGCCACCGACCCCGACGTCGTCTTCCTCGCGGAGGCCTTCACCCGCCCGGCGATGATGGCGGCGCTGGCCAGAGCCGGCTTCCACCAGTCCTACACCTATTTCACCTGGCGCAATTCCAAAGACGAGCTGGAGGACTACCTCACCGAGCTCTCCCGGGACTCCGCGCCCTACATGCGCCCGAACCTCTTCACCAACACCCCCGACATCCTCTCGGGCTACCTCCAGCAGGGCGGGCGGCCCGCCTTCGAGGTTCGGGCGGTGATCGCCGCACTCGCGTCCCCGGCGTGGGGCGTCTACTCCGGATACGAACTCTGCGAGAATACCCCTCTAAAGCCCGGCAGCGAGGAATACCTCGCTTCGGAGAAATTCCAGTACCGACCCCGCGACTGGGCCGCGGCCGAATCGGCTGGAAATACCATCGCGCCCCTGCTGCGCAAGCTAAACTCGCTCAGGCGCGAACACCCTGCCCTTCAGGAACTGCGCAACCTGCGGTTCCACCATGCCGACCGGCCGGAGCTCATCTGCTTTTCGAAACGGCTGGCGGGGGCAGGCGACTGCGGGCGCGACGACATCGTGATCGCCGTCGTAAACCTCGACCCGCACCACGCGCATGAGGCTACGGTGCGGCTCGACCTGCCCGCTCTCGGGTTCGAACCCGACTCCCGGATCACCGTCACCGACCAGATCTCGGGCGATTCATACACCTGGGGAGAGGCGAATTATGTCCGCCTTGACCCGCGTTTTCAGTCCGCACACATATTCACAGCAGGCCCCGCCGAATAA
- the glgP gene encoding alpha-glucan family phosphorylase, which produces MKAIRRFTVRTALPDDLAPLERLAANLRWAWHAPTRDVFASVDAAVWQRCGQDPFRMLGEVPADRFAELAADEEFLARLRAADADLAAYLEGDRWYQHYGREHDAPAAVAYFSAEYGLTAALPQYSGGLGILAGDHLKSASDLGVPVIGVGLLYQHGYFTQALSPEGWQLEDYPEVDPRGLPVCQLRDADGAPVGIGLDLPGGRRLSARVWVARAGRVPLLLLDAAHEDSPADLRGVTDRLYGGSQEHRLRQELLLGVGGVRAVRAYCRVTGHPEPEVFHMNEGHAGFLGVERVRELVDRGLSFTQAAEAARAGTVFTTHTPVDAGIDRFDRDLVGRHFAVGDSVAPGLDGEDVLALGAEDFSGGDPAVFNMAVMGMRTAQRVNGVSRLHGAVSREMFRGLWPGFDTAEVPITAVTNGVHARTWVAEEAQELARRTVPDSGEFADAEGWRKVTGASEAELWQMRRTLRERLVTDVRARLRESWRRRGASEAELGWVDDVLDPGVLTVGFARRVPSYKRLTLMLRDRERLASMLLDPDRPLQIVVAGKAHPADEGGKRLIQEIVRFCDDPRVRHRIVFLPDYDMALARSLVQGCDVWLNNPLRPLEACGTSGMKSALNGGLNLSVRDGWWEEWHDGSNGWSIPTAEGVEDPDRRDAIEAAALYDIIEQQVVPQFYDFDDRGLPKRWLEMVKHTLVSLGPKVLATRMVRDYVTRLYQGAADSSRALAAGDMRGARELADWKRRVREAWPGVRVDHVEMTGSEGPPLVGGDLRVRASVELGGLSPEDVRVEVAVGRVSDAESLVDPVAAALSPANGGADGADGADGADGAGGGPRCYYGSVPLRRAGSCGFTVRVLPDHGLLGDCAEMGLVAVPESPDGGSGAMVLR; this is translated from the coding sequence GTGAAAGCCATTCGCAGGTTCACCGTCCGCACCGCCCTTCCCGACGACCTGGCGCCGTTGGAACGGCTCGCCGCCAACCTCCGCTGGGCCTGGCACGCCCCCACACGCGACGTCTTCGCCTCGGTCGACGCCGCCGTCTGGCAGCGCTGCGGCCAGGACCCCTTCCGCATGCTCGGCGAGGTCCCCGCCGACCGCTTCGCCGAACTCGCCGCCGACGAGGAGTTCCTCGCCCGGCTGCGGGCCGCCGACGCCGACCTGGCCGCCTACCTCGAAGGCGATCGCTGGTACCAGCACTACGGCCGCGAACACGACGCCCCCGCCGCCGTCGCCTACTTCTCCGCCGAATACGGCCTCACCGCCGCGCTGCCGCAATACTCCGGCGGCCTGGGCATCCTGGCCGGCGACCACCTCAAAAGCGCCAGCGACCTGGGCGTGCCCGTCATCGGGGTCGGGTTGCTCTACCAGCACGGCTACTTCACCCAGGCGCTGTCGCCCGAAGGCTGGCAATTGGAGGACTACCCCGAAGTCGACCCGCGCGGACTCCCGGTGTGCCAACTGCGCGACGCGGACGGCGCACCCGTCGGTATCGGCCTGGACCTGCCCGGCGGGCGGCGGCTGAGCGCGCGCGTCTGGGTGGCGCGGGCCGGACGCGTACCACTGCTGCTGCTGGACGCCGCCCACGAGGACAGCCCCGCCGACCTGCGCGGGGTCACCGACCGCCTCTACGGCGGCAGCCAGGAGCACCGCCTGCGCCAGGAGCTGCTGCTGGGCGTGGGCGGTGTGCGCGCCGTGCGCGCCTACTGCCGGGTGACGGGCCACCCCGAGCCCGAGGTCTTCCACATGAACGAAGGCCACGCCGGCTTCCTCGGCGTCGAGCGCGTACGCGAACTCGTCGACCGCGGGCTGTCCTTCACCCAGGCGGCCGAGGCCGCCCGCGCCGGCACCGTCTTCACCACCCACACACCGGTGGACGCCGGAATCGACCGGTTCGACCGCGACCTGGTCGGCCGCCATTTCGCCGTCGGCGACTCCGTGGCGCCGGGGCTGGACGGCGAGGACGTCCTCGCGCTGGGCGCCGAGGACTTCTCCGGAGGCGACCCCGCCGTGTTCAACATGGCGGTCATGGGCATGCGGACGGCCCAGCGCGTCAACGGGGTCAGCCGTCTGCACGGCGCGGTCAGCCGCGAGATGTTCCGCGGCCTGTGGCCCGGTTTCGACACCGCCGAAGTGCCCATCACGGCCGTCACCAACGGTGTGCACGCCCGTACCTGGGTGGCCGAGGAGGCCCAGGAACTGGCCCGCCGGACGGTGCCCGACTCGGGCGAGTTCGCCGACGCCGAAGGCTGGCGCAAAGTCACCGGGGCCTCCGAAGCCGAACTGTGGCAGATGCGCCGCACTCTGCGCGAACGCCTGGTCACCGACGTCCGGGCGCGCCTGCGCGAGTCCTGGCGCCGCCGCGGGGCCAGCGAAGCCGAACTCGGCTGGGTCGACGACGTGCTCGACCCCGGCGTCCTCACCGTCGGCTTCGCCCGCCGGGTGCCTTCCTACAAGCGGCTCACCCTGATGCTGCGCGACCGCGAGCGCCTGGCTTCGATGCTGCTGGATCCCGACCGGCCGCTGCAGATCGTCGTCGCCGGCAAGGCCCACCCCGCCGACGAGGGCGGCAAGCGGCTCATCCAGGAGATCGTGCGCTTCTGCGACGACCCGCGGGTACGCCACCGGATCGTGTTCCTGCCCGACTACGACATGGCGCTGGCGCGGTCCCTGGTGCAGGGCTGCGACGTGTGGCTGAACAACCCGCTGCGCCCGCTGGAGGCCTGCGGGACCTCCGGCATGAAGTCGGCCCTCAACGGCGGGCTGAACCTGTCGGTGCGCGACGGCTGGTGGGAGGAGTGGCACGACGGCTCCAACGGCTGGTCCATCCCCACCGCCGAAGGCGTCGAGGACCCCGACCGGCGCGACGCCATCGAGGCGGCGGCGCTGTACGACATCATCGAGCAGCAGGTCGTGCCGCAGTTCTACGACTTCGACGACCGCGGACTGCCCAAGCGGTGGCTGGAGATGGTCAAGCACACGCTGGTCTCACTGGGCCCCAAGGTGCTGGCCACCCGGATGGTGCGCGACTACGTCACCCGCCTCTACCAGGGTGCCGCCGACTCCTCGCGTGCGCTGGCGGCCGGGGACATGCGCGGTGCGCGCGAACTGGCCGACTGGAAGCGGCGGGTGCGCGAGGCCTGGCCGGGGGTGCGGGTGGACCACGTCGAGATGACCGGAAGCGAAGGGCCGCCGCTGGTCGGCGGCGACCTGCGGGTGCGGGCGTCGGTCGAGTTGGGCGGGCTGAGTCCCGAGGACGTCCGGGTCGAAGTGGCCGTCGGGCGGGTCTCCGACGCCGAGTCCCTGGTGGATCCGGTCGCGGCCGCGCTGTCGCCGGCGAACGGCGGCGCGGACGGCGCGGACGGCGCGGACGGCGCGGACGGCGCCGGCGGAGGGCCGCGCTGCTACTACGGATCGGTGCCGCTGCGGCGCGCGGGCAGCTGCGGTTTCACGGTGCGGGTGCTGCCGGACCACGGCCTGCTCGGCGACTGCGCCGAAATGGGCCTGGTCGCCGTTCCCGAGTCCCCGGACGGCGGCAGCGGAGCCATGGTCCTGCGCTGA
- the treS gene encoding maltose alpha-D-glucosyltransferase: MTTQEPVPGTDHTPFAAVPDTFTHENPSDPYWYKHAVFYEVLVRGFHDSNGDGTGDLRGLIDKLDYLEWLGIDCIWLLPLYESPLRDGGYDISDYMKILPEFGHIADFVDLVDQAHRRGIRVVADLVMNHTSDQHPWFTASREDPQGPYGDFYVWSDSTERYSDARIIFVDTEQSNWSYDEVRGQYYWHRFFSHQPDLNFENPAVQEAILEVLRFWLDLGIDGFRLDAVPYLYEREGTDCENLKETHEFLKRVRSEVDRLYPDRVLLSEANQWPADVVDYFGDFESGGDECHMNFHFPLMPRMFMAVRREQRYPISEILAQTPRIPRNCQWAIFLRNHDELTLEMVTDEERDYMYAEYAKDPRMRANVGIRRRLAPLLDNDKNQIELFTALLLSLPGSPVLYYGDEIGMGDNIWLGDRDAVRTPMQWTSDRNAGFSRCDPARLYLPLVMDPIHGYQALNVEAQRDDPGSLLNWTRKMIQIRKRHPVFGTGDFTELYASNPSVLAFVREYGDDRMLCINNLSRFPQPVELDLRRFENVTPIECMGGVHFPAIGELPYLLTLPGHGFYWFQLPPVDENDGPAPDDRNRQARTTPRPGKATARQQPAAATGGAGTAAAHGPAGGASAAPGPSQPRR, encoded by the coding sequence GTGACGACACAAGAGCCGGTGCCCGGCACCGATCACACGCCCTTCGCGGCCGTGCCCGATACCTTCACCCACGAGAATCCCAGCGACCCGTACTGGTACAAGCACGCGGTCTTCTACGAAGTGCTCGTCCGCGGTTTCCACGACTCCAACGGCGACGGCACCGGCGATCTGCGCGGGCTGATCGACAAGCTCGACTACCTCGAATGGCTGGGTATCGACTGCATCTGGCTGCTGCCCCTGTACGAGTCGCCGCTGCGCGACGGCGGCTACGACATCTCCGACTACATGAAGATCCTGCCGGAGTTCGGCCACATCGCCGACTTCGTGGACCTGGTCGACCAGGCGCACCGCCGCGGCATCCGGGTCGTCGCCGACCTGGTGATGAACCACACCAGCGACCAGCACCCGTGGTTCACCGCCTCACGCGAGGATCCGCAGGGGCCCTACGGCGACTTCTACGTCTGGTCCGACAGCACCGAGCGCTACAGCGACGCCCGCATCATCTTCGTCGACACCGAGCAGTCCAACTGGAGCTACGACGAGGTCCGGGGGCAGTACTACTGGCACCGGTTCTTCTCCCACCAGCCCGACCTCAACTTCGAGAACCCGGCGGTGCAGGAGGCGATCCTGGAGGTGCTGCGCTTCTGGCTGGACCTGGGCATCGACGGGTTCCGGCTCGACGCGGTGCCCTACCTCTACGAGCGCGAAGGCACCGACTGCGAGAACCTCAAAGAGACCCACGAGTTCCTCAAGCGGGTCCGCTCCGAAGTCGACCGCCTCTACCCCGACCGGGTGCTGCTCAGCGAGGCCAACCAGTGGCCCGCCGACGTCGTCGACTACTTCGGCGACTTCGAGTCCGGCGGCGACGAGTGCCACATGAACTTCCACTTCCCGCTGATGCCGCGCATGTTCATGGCCGTGCGCCGCGAGCAGCGCTACCCCATCTCCGAGATCCTCGCTCAGACACCGCGCATCCCGCGCAACTGCCAGTGGGCGATCTTCCTGCGCAACCACGACGAACTGACATTGGAGATGGTCACCGACGAAGAACGCGACTACATGTACGCCGAATACGCCAAAGACCCGCGGATGCGGGCCAACGTCGGGATCCGCCGGCGCCTGGCCCCCTTGCTGGACAACGACAAGAACCAGATCGAGCTGTTCACAGCCCTGCTGCTGTCGCTGCCCGGTTCGCCGGTCCTCTACTACGGCGACGAGATCGGCATGGGCGACAACATCTGGCTGGGCGACCGCGACGCCGTACGCACTCCGATGCAGTGGACCTCCGACCGCAACGCCGGGTTCTCCCGCTGCGACCCGGCACGGCTGTACCTGCCGCTGGTCATGGACCCCATCCACGGCTACCAAGCGCTCAACGTCGAAGCCCAGCGCGACGACCCCGGCTCGCTGCTGAACTGGACCCGCAAGATGATCCAGATCCGCAAGCGGCACCCCGTCTTCGGCACCGGCGACTTCACCGAACTCTACGCCAGCAACCCCAGCGTGCTCGCCTTCGTCCGCGAATACGGCGACGACCGGATGCTGTGCATCAACAACCTGTCGCGGTTCCCGCAACCGGTCGAGCTCGACCTGCGCCGATTCGAGAACGTCACGCCCATCGAGTGCATGGGCGGGGTGCACTTCCCCGCGATCGGGGAGCTGCCCTACCTGCTGACGCTGCCGGGCCACGGTTTCTACTGGTTCCAACTGCCCCCGGTAGACGAGAACGACGGCCCGGCCCCCGACGACCGCAACCGACAAGCGCGAACGACACCGCGGCCTGGTAAGGCGACCGCTCGGCAGCAGCCGGCGGCCGCGACCGGCGGTGCGGGCACCGCGGCGGCCCACGGGCCCGCCGGCGGCGCCTCGGCCGCCCCGGGCCCCTCCCAGCCGCGGCGATAA
- a CDS encoding maltokinase N-terminal cap-like domain-containing protein, with product MTQLEELLADWIPQQRWFAGKGAPIDTVTVHAQHPLVCGDPGLRVLIVEVAQRDGVSRYQVLLGLRPAGTLRAELAHAAIGVCRIDGVTRTVYDASHDPELTALLLERLAAADGSGPDAVGGPARGGTADGAPPAPVRFRRLDDADVHSGHRRSLVLSGEQSNTSLVYGEDYVLKFFRRLWPGLNPDLELTAALADSDYVARPHAWIETDVRQDGRPVPTTLAMLQEFMRSATDGWVLAATSVRDLYDAPGLAPGDAGGDFAGEAERLGAATAAVHRALARELPTDVLSSHALQDLARSMLDRLHRAATEVPELQPYAGVLRSAYEDLARVDEPLPIQRVHGDFHLGQVVRTDGGWVLLDFEGEPAAPVEERRRPSSPLRDVAGMLRSFDYAARYQLVGSADAADLAPAAHAWAQRNRDAFCAGYAYGGGVDPEKHQTVLRAFEYDKAVYEVLYEAHNRPSWLRIPLDSIAALAA from the coding sequence ATGACTCAGCTTGAGGAGCTCCTGGCCGACTGGATCCCCCAACAGCGGTGGTTCGCCGGAAAGGGAGCGCCGATCGATACCGTCACGGTCCACGCCCAGCATCCGCTGGTCTGCGGCGACCCGGGCCTGCGCGTCCTGATCGTCGAAGTCGCCCAGCGGGACGGTGTTTCCCGGTACCAGGTGCTCCTCGGGCTCCGCCCGGCGGGGACGCTGCGCGCGGAGCTGGCACACGCCGCCATCGGAGTGTGCCGCATCGACGGCGTCACCCGCACGGTCTACGACGCCTCGCACGACCCCGAACTGACCGCACTGCTGCTGGAGCGCCTCGCCGCCGCCGACGGATCCGGGCCCGACGCCGTCGGCGGTCCCGCCCGGGGCGGGACCGCCGACGGCGCACCTCCGGCACCCGTGCGGTTCCGCCGCCTGGACGACGCCGACGTGCACTCCGGGCACCGCCGCAGCCTGGTGCTCAGCGGGGAGCAGTCCAACACCTCCCTGGTCTACGGCGAGGACTACGTACTGAAGTTCTTCCGCCGGCTGTGGCCCGGCCTCAACCCCGACCTGGAACTGACCGCCGCCCTGGCCGACTCCGACTATGTGGCCCGCCCCCACGCCTGGATCGAAACCGACGTGCGCCAGGACGGCCGGCCCGTTCCCACCACCCTGGCGATGCTGCAGGAGTTCATGCGCAGCGCCACCGACGGCTGGGTGCTGGCCGCCACCAGCGTGCGCGACCTCTACGACGCCCCCGGCCTCGCTCCCGGCGACGCCGGCGGCGACTTCGCCGGCGAAGCCGAGCGGCTGGGGGCGGCCACCGCGGCCGTGCACCGCGCGCTCGCCCGCGAACTTCCCACCGACGTGCTCTCCTCCCACGCGCTGCAGGATCTCGCCCGGTCGATGCTGGACCGGTTGCACCGGGCCGCCACCGAGGTGCCCGAACTGCAGCCCTACGCCGGCGTGCTGCGCAGCGCCTACGAGGACCTGGCCCGGGTGGACGAGCCGCTGCCGATACAGCGCGTGCACGGCGACTTCCACCTGGGCCAGGTGGTGCGCACCGACGGCGGGTGGGTGCTGCTCGACTTCGAGGGCGAGCCCGCCGCACCCGTCGAGGAGCGCCGGCGCCCCTCCAGCCCGCTGCGCGACGTGGCCGGGATGCTGCGCTCGTTCGACTACGCCGCCCGCTACCAACTCGTGGGCTCCGCCGACGCCGCGGACCTGGCCCCCGCCGCCCACGCCTGGGCCCAGCGCAACCGGGACGCCTTCTGCGCGGGCTACGCCTACGGCGGCGGCGTCGACCCCGAGAAGCACCAGACCGTGCTGCGCGCCTTCGAATACGACAAAGCCGTCTACGAGGTGCTCTACGAAGCGCACAACCGCCCTTCGTGGCTGCGCATCCCGCTGGACTCCATCGCGGCGCTGGCCGCGTGA